Sequence from the Paraburkholderia acidiphila genome:
AACTCGATCGCGTCCTGGTCGCCGAGCCAGTCGGAACCCTTGATCGTGTCGTAGAAGTGATAGTGCCAATTGTCTTCGCTCATGTTGCCGAGCGAGGCGCCGATGCCGCCCTGCGCCGCCACCGTGTGCGAACGCGTGGGGAACACCTTCGAGAGCACGCAAACCGACAGGCCGGCACGCGCGAGTTGCAGCGAAGCGCGCATCCCCGAGCCGCCAGCACCGACGATGACCACGTCGAACTTGCGACGCGGCAGTGAATTCTTGATTGCAGCCATTCTTTTACACTCTCCAGAGAATCTGAGCGGCGTAGCCGAGGCTGCCCAGCAGCCATGCGATCGTGAGGACGTCCAGCGTGATGCGCAGGCCGACCGGCTTGATGTAGTCCATCCAGATGTCACGCACGCCAACCCAGGCGTGCAGGAACAACGCGACCAGGGTGACGAACGTGGCGAGCTTCATCCATTCAGCGGAGAAGATCGACGCCCAGCCGTCATACGAAAAGTCGTGCGCGCCGAAGAACAGGACGAGCAGCACGACCGTGTAGATCGCCATGATCACGGCGGTGGCGCGTTGCGCGATCCAGTCGCGAATGCCGTAGTGAGCGCCGACGACGTGGCGCTTCGGACCGATACCGTTTTTAGCCGACATTTTTTAGAACGCTCCGAAGAGTTTTGCCGCAAAGGCGATCGTGAGAACCGTGGAGATGATCACGACGACGAGCGAGGTCGACTTGCCTTTTTCCTTGCTCACGAGGCCATGGTTGAAGTCCATGCACAGGTGACGCACGCCAGCGCAGAAGTGAAACAGGAACGCCCATCCGAGGACCAGCACGATGAGCTTGATGATGATGTTGGAAAGGAAGCCCTTGAATACCTCGAAGCTAAGCTCCGAAGTGAGGCTCTGGTCCAACAGGAACAAGATGAAAGGCAGGAACAGGAACAAGAGCACACCGCTGATGCGGTGGCCGATCGACACACGACCTGCCAACGGCAGGCGGTATGCGAACAAGATCTGCCCAAGCCCGATGTTCCGGTATTCCGGCCTCGGTTTTTTTGCGGCTTCTGCCATGCTAGACCCCTACTATGTGTTAACACTAATTCGCAATTTTAGCGCCTTTTCATATCGCGCTGCAGCGAAATCCACGTCGGGTACGGCGGTGGTGCGCGCAAGCAAAGGCACTGTGGGGAAGGGCTCCGCGCATTTCGCGCTCGCCCGTCAACTCAAATCATTCTGATAGTAGTACCCGGTTGTGACATACCATCCGCGGCGTACCTCGACCGGCCGGTCTCCATAGGTATAGGACACCCGCTCGACCGATAGCAAAGGGAAACCTGCGGGCACCTTGAGCAGATCGGCCACCGTAGGCTCCGCGGCCACGGCGCGGATCTTCTCGGTCGCGCGAATCATGCGCGTGCCGAACTCCGCCTCGAACATGGCGTAGAGCGGGCCTTTGTAGTCGGCGAGGCGCTCGCTCGTGAGCCCGCGGAACACGCCGCCGGGCAGCCAGATCTCGTCGAGCACGGTGCTCTCGCCATCGAACTGCAAGAGACGCCGGATCAGCACCACCGGGTCCGAGGGCTTGAGGTCGAGCTGGCGCGCGATCTCGGCGGAGGCACGCAGGCGCCGGCACTCGAGCAGCTTGCTCACGTGCGGGTGCTCCGCGCCGTCATCGGCGAGTAACCTCAAGAAGCGAAACTGGGCGCGCTCTTCGTTGTGCGTTGCAACAAATGTACCCTTGCCCTGACGGCGCACCAGCAGGTTGTCGGCAGCCAACTCGTCGATCGCCTTGCGCACGGTCCCCTGGCTCACCTTGTAACGGGCGGCCAGTTCGACTTCGCTGGGGATGATTTCGCCGGGCTTCCATTCGCCGGACTCGAGGCTCTGGGTAATGAGCCCCTTGATCTGCTGGTACAGCGGACTGAAGGTCGGGGACGGCGGAACCGCGGGCGCAGACGCTGGAACCCCGCTCTCTGGAGCGGTGGAATTCGCGTTGCTGGCCGGGTTTGCACTCATGGCGCGCATTTCAACATAAAGCCCCCCACGCATCAAGCATTTTGCCTGCAATAGTTATGTCTTATATAAGACATAAGATACTGTTGACTTTGACCCTGTCGACTCCTACACTCCCGATCGAGCAAGGGTTTGCGGGCAGGCTGCATGCTAATTTCAGGACATGAAACCGGCATGACGAAGAGGAGCCGCCGGCTGCATCCACCTCGTGGCGAAAGCGCCGCGAGCCGCCTTGCACGATGCTGTTCCCTCACGCAGTAAACGCAGTAGAGGTTTCATCCGCCCAGCCGGCACGCCTGAATCATCGCGCGCCGCGCGCCTGTGGGAGAGCCCGAGCGAGCTGTTGCAGGAGTCGGCACACGCGAAGCGGCCAGCGTCTGGCGTCCCTCGAAGGGCGCCCCGTTCACCTCTTGCCATGTTGCACAGGTTACCGGCACGGCGGTCCGCGCCGGCGGCGCACGCGTCACGGCTTGTCAGTCATTGTTGTTCCAGTGAAGCGCGCACGCCAGCGAGAAAGACCGCCGGTTTCACCTACGCTTCGTGTATCGCGCATATAGAATGGCGTTTTACCCTGGCGTCTAACGCATCATCCTGGAGATTTTCAATGGCTAAGCCCGCAAAGCGCGTTGCCGTCACCGGCGCCGCAGGTCAGATCGCTTACTCCCTGCTGTTCCGCATTGCGAATGGCGACCTGCTCGGCAAGGATCAGCCCGTCATCCTGCAACTGCTTGACCTTCCGCAAGCGCAAGCCGCCGTCAAGGGCGTCGTGATGGAACTGGACGACTGCGCATTCCCGCTGCTCGCGGGCGTGGTCATCACCGACGACCCGAAGGTCGCGTTCAAGGACGCCGACGTCGCCCTGCTGGTTGGCGCACGTCCGCGCTCGAAGGGCATGGAGCGCAAGGATCTGCTCTCGGCCAACGCCGAAATCTTCACGGTTCAGGGCAAGGCGCTGAACGACGTCGCCAGCCGCGACGTGAAGGTGCTGGTCGTCGGCAACCCGGCCAACACGAACGCCTACATCGCCATGAAGTCGGCTCCGGACCTGCCGAAGAAGAACTTCACCGCCATGCTGCGTCTGGACCACAACCGCGCGCTCTCGCAACTGGCCGCCAAGTCGGGCAAGCCGGTCGCTTCGATCGAGAAGCTCGCAGTGTGGGGCAACCACTCGCCGACGATGTACCCCGACTTCCGTTTCGCCACGGTCGACGGCCAGTCGCTCAACGCGCTGATCAACGACGACGTGTGGAACCGCGACACGTTCATCCCGACGGTCGGCAAGCGCGGCGCGGCGATCATCGAAGCGCGCGGCCTCTCGTCGGCAGCTTCGGCCGCCAACGCCGCGATCGACCACGTGCGTGACTGGGTGCTCGGCACGAACGGCAAGTGGGTCACGATGGGCATTCCGTCGGACGGCTCGTACGGCATCCCCGAAGACATCATCTACGGCGTGCCGGTGACCTGCGAAAACGGCGAGTACAAGCGCGTGGAAGGCCTCGAAATCGACGCGTTCTCGCGCGAGAAGATGGACGGCACGCTGAACGAACTGCTCGAAGAGCGCGAAGGCGTGGCTCACCTGCTCGGCAAGTAAGCCTGCTGGACGAACGGAACGCGCGATCTACGCCCGTTCCGTTCTGCTTTATGGGCGCGCGGGGCAAGCTCCGCCGCCCTACGCGGACCGCCATGCGCGGCCCCTAGGCGGCCCCACCTACGCGGCCCACCCGATCCGCATGCGCCTTGCTGGCAGGACGCATCCGAATCCGGTATCTCCTACAAAACTCGACTCCCGACGCCGAAGATGCGCGCCATGCTCCCAGCCGAAGTGCTGTTTGACGGCGAAGCGCCGCCTGCCATCCTGCCCGCATGCGACCACTACGCGGGCAGTGAGAAGCTGATGCTCAAATCGCTCGCGCTGCAGCAGCAGTTGGGCCCGGTATTCGACATCACGCTCGACTGCGAAGACGGCGCGCAGGTAGGCCGCGAGGCCGAACACGCCGAACTCGTGGCGTCGCTCATCGGCAGCGAACACGACCGTTTTGGCCGCGTCGGCGTGCGCATCCACGATTTCCATCACCCGCATTGGCGCGACGACGTGCGCATGATCCTGCGCGCCGCCAAACGCGCGCCTGCCTTCATCACGCTGCCGAAGATCCGCGCCGTGGGCGACGCCGCCGAAATGACGGCGTTCATCGAAGCCACGCGCGTCGAGATGGGCATCGCCAAGCCCATTCCCGTTCAGTTGCTCGTCGAAACGCATGGCGCGCTTGCGCGCGTGTTCGACCTCGCCGCGCTGCGCGGCGTCGAGTCGCTGAGCTTCGGCCTGATGGACTTCGTCTCCGCGCACGACGGCGCGATTCCCGACACGGCCATGCGCTCGCCAGGCCAGTTCGACCACCCGCTCGTGCGCCGCGCGAAGCTCGAAATCGCGGCCGCGTGTCACGCTTTCGGCCGCGTGCCGTCGCATAACGTGAGCACGGAAGTGCGCGACATGGAAGTGGTCGCGAACGACGCGCGCCGCGCGCGAAACGAGTTCGGCTACACGCGCATGTGGAGCATTCACCCGGCGCAAATTCCGGCGATCGTGGCCGCTTTCGCGCCGCGCGACGAAGAAATCACGCTGGCCGCCGAAATCCTGCTGGCCGCGCAGCATGCGCAATGGGGTCCGACACGCCACGGCGACACGCTGCACGACCGCGCGAGCTACCGCTACTACTGGTCCGTGCTGCGCCGCGCGCGCGCCACGGGCCGCGCCGTGCCGGCAGAAGCGGCACCGCTGTTCGAGTCGGGCATCGATACGCCGGGCGCCGATACGCCGGACGAGTTGACTGGGGAGTCGGCCTGATGCACGCCACGAACGGGCGCAGAAAACGTTTTCAACGTATTGCGCCAGGTGAACAACACGGCTCTCGCGCCGCATAGCGCAGCCACAGCAGTCACGGACAGTTACAGCCAGTTACTAGCGAACCAAGACGCAAACAACACCGGGCCGGAGAAATTGAAGTTCATGGCGATAAATAGGTGAAAATAGCGTCCGCTGCGCGCTTTCGGGGCGCGCGCAGTGCAAACGGCGGTTGCCTGTTCAACCGCGCACTGATCAACCGCTTTTAGATAGATAAAGGTTTGACACTCATGAAGAAACTGCTGATCGCCGCTGTCATCGGCACGCTGTCCTCGACGCTGATGCTGGCCGCCACCGACGCCGCCGCACAAGGCACGTCGTCGACGACCACTGCCAAGAAGCCGGCTCCGAAGCATCGCATCATCAAGCGCAAGGCCAATCCGGCCAAGGAAGCGAAGGTCGATCCGGTTCCGGAAGGCTCGGAGCACTGGAGCTGCGCTGAAGGCGCTCAATTCGACCTGAAGGGCGACATGGCGCGTGACCAGATCGTCACCGTTCACTGGGCGAACAAGAACTACAACCTGCCGCGCCAGGTCACGACCACGGGCGCCGACCGCTTCCACGACGCCGCCACCGGCCTCGACCTCGTCGTGATCCCGACGAAGGCCATGCTGTTCTCGGACAAGGACAGCTCGCGCCTCGCCGACGAGTGCAAGACCGTTGCCATGCAGCAAGGCGCCATGGCGCCGACGCAGGCCAACGCGCTGAACCCGGCCAACCGCGCCGCACCGGCAAGCGGCGCAGCGGGCCAGTAAGCATCGGCCAGGGAGGCCTCGATGTCCGCACCGATCTCCAACGTCAGGCCGCAGCCGGACCCGGTACTGGTCGATATCGTCGACTACGTGCTGAACTTCCGGGTAGACAGCGCGCTCGCGCTGACCACGGCCCGGCATTGCCTGATCGATACCCTCGGCTGCGGACTCGAGGCGCTCTCCTACCCCGCCTGCACCAAGCTGCTGGGACCGATCGTACCGGGCACGATCGTCCCGCACGGCGCGAAGGTGCCGGGCACGTCATTCCAGCTCGACCCGGTTCAGGCCGCGTTCAACATCGGCGCGATGATCCGCTGGCTCGACTTCAACGACACGTGGCTCGCCGCCGAATGGGGCCATCCGTCGGACAACCTGGGCGGCATTCTCGCGACCGCCGACTGGCTCTCGCGCACCGCCATCGCTCAGGGGAAATCACCGATCACCATGCAGCACGTGCTAGAAGGCATGGTGAAGGCGCACGAGATCCAGGGCTGCGTTGCGCTGGAGAACTCGTTCAACCAGGTCGGTCTCGACCATGTGCTGCTCGTGAAGCTCGCCTCGACCGCCGTGGTCGGCCAGCTGCTCGGGCTCACGCGCGACGAACTGATCAACGCCGTATCGCTCGCGATGGTCGACGGCCAGTCGCTGCGCACCTACCGCCACGCCCCCAATACGGGTTCGCGCAAGTCGTGGGCCGCAGGCGACGCCACCTCACGCGCCGTGCGCCTCGCGCTCATGGCGAAAACCGGCGAGATGGGCTATCCCTCGGCGCTCACGGCGAAAACGTGGGGCTTCTACGATGTCTCGTTCAAGGGACAGCCGTTCAGATTTCAGCGCCCCTACGGCACGTACGTAATGGAAAACGTGCTGTTCAAGATTTCGTTCCCCGCTGAATTCCACGCGCAGACCGCGGCCGAAGCCGCGATGACGCTGCACGGCGTGCTCGCGCAACGCGGCAAGACGGTTGAGGACATCGAGCGCATCACCATTCGCACGCATGAAGCGGCGATCCGCATCATCGACAAGAGCGGCCCGCTTGCCAACCCGGCCGACCGCGATCACTGTATCCAGTACATGGTCGCCGTGCCGCTGATCTTCGGGCGTCTGACCGCCGCCGACTACGAAGACGAAGTCGCGAGCGACCCGCGTATCGACGCCCTGCGCGCAAAAACGGTATGCGTGGAAGACCCGCAATTCACAAAGGATTATCACGACCCGGACAAGCGTTCGATCGCAAATGCGCTCACCATAGCGCTAAGCGACGGCACGACGCTCGACGAAGTCGTCGTGGAGTACCCGATCGGTCACAAGCGGCGCCGCGAAGCAGGCATTCCGCTTTTGATCGAGAAGTTTCGAATCAACCTCGCGCGCCGCTTCCCCGCGAAGCAGCAGCAGGCGATTCTCGATGTCTCGCTCGACGAAGCACGGCTGTGCGCCCTGCCCGTCAACGAGTACGTCGACATGTATGTGATCTGAGCAATCAGGCAGGTATCCGTGACAGCAGCAAACGAGCAGTAAGCGTTATTTCCGCGATTAAACGAAGGAAAACACTATGGCCCACAATCTCCACAAAACGCTAAAAGATTTCGACAGCGGTTCCGGCAAAGGCAAGTTCTACTCGCTGCCGCATCTCGGCAAGCAGCTCGGTGTGAAGATCAACCGCCTGCCGGTCTCGATCCGTCTGGTGCTCGAGTCTGTGCTGCGTAACTACGACGGCAAGAAGATCGCGGAAGAGCACATCGAGCAACTCGCGAACTGGAAGCCGAACGCCTCGCGCGTCGACGAAATCCCGTTTGTCGTCGCCCGCGTCGTGCTGCAGGACTTCACCGGCGTGCCGCTGCTCGCCGACATCGCCGCCATGCGCGGCGTGGCCAAGCAGGTCGGCAAGGACCCGAAGGTCATCGAGCCGCTCGTGCCGGTGGATCTCGTCGTCGACCACTCGGTGCAGATCGACTACTTCCGCCAGAAGGACGCGCTCGACCTGAACATGAAGCTGGAATTCCAGCGCAACAACGAGCGCTACCAGTTCATGAAGTGGGGCATGCAGGCGTTCGACACGTTCAAGGTCGTGCCGCCGGGCATCGGCATCGTCCACCAGGTCAACCTGGAATACCTCGCACGCGGCGTGCACAAAAAGGCTGAAGGCGGCGACACCGTCTACTACCCGGACACGCTCGTCGGCACCGACAGCCACACCACGATGATCAACGGCATCGGCGTGGTGGGCTGGGGCGTGGGCGGCATCGAAGCGGAAGCCGGCATGCTCGGCCAGCCGGTGTACTTCCTCACGCCGGACGTCGTCGGCGTCGAGCTGAAGGGCAAGCTGCGCGAAGGCTGCACGGCCACCGACCTCGTGCTGACCATTACCGAAATGCTCCGCAAGGAAAAGGTCGTCGGCAAGTTCGTCGAGTTCTTCGGCGAAGGCACGGCCTCGATCGGTGTGCCCGACCGCGCGACCATCGGCAACATGGCGCCGGAATACGGCGCGACGATGGGCTTCTTCCCGGTCGACGAAAAGACGATCGATTACTTCAAGGGCACGGGCCGCACGCAAGCCGAAATCGACGCCTTCGAGAACTACTTCAAGGCCCAGGATCTCTTCGGCGTGCCGAAGGCCGGCGACATCGACTACACGAAGACGCTCACGCTCGACCTCGGCACGGTCGCCCCGTCGCTGGCCGGCCCGAAGCGTCCGCAAGACCGTATCGAGATCGGCCACGTGAAGTCGACCTTCACCGACCTGTTCTCGAAGCCGGTCGCGGAAAACGGCTTCAACAAGAAGGCCGCCGACCTCTCCGCCGAATATGCGGCGGGCGAGAAGGTCAAGCTGCATAACGGCGACGTGCTGATCGCCGCGATCACGTCGTGCACGAACACGTCGAACCCGAGCGTGCTGCTGGCCGCCGGTCTGCTCGCGAAGAAGGCCGTGGAAGCGGGCCTGACGGTCGCGCCGCATATCAAGACGTCGCTGGCTCCGGGATCGCGCATCGTCACGGAGTACCTGACGAAGACGGGCCTGCTGCCCTACCTCTCGAAGCTCGGCTTCGAACTCGCGGCCTACGGCTGCACGACCTGTATCGGCAACGCCGGCGACCTCACGCCCGAACTGAACGAGTCGATCGTCAAGAACGACGTCGTCGCGGCTGCGGTGCTCTCGGGCAACCGCAACTTCGAAGCGCGTATTCACCCGAACATCCGCGCGAACTTCCTGGCCTCGCCGCCGCTGGTCGTCGCGTACGCGATCGCGGGCAACATCACGCGCGACCTGATGACGGAGCCGGTTGGCAAGGGCAAGGGCGGCCGCGACATCTACCTCGGCGACATCTGGCCGACGAGCGACGAAGTCAACGCGCTGCTCAAGTTCGCGCTGGACCCGGAAGCGTTCCAGAAGAACTACAGCCAGCTCACGAAGAAGGGCGACCTGTGGAGCAAGATCGAAGGCGAAGAGGGTCAGGTCTACGACTGGCCGAAGTCGACCTACATCGCCGAGCCGCCGTTCTTCGGCAGCGATTTTTCGATGACGCCATCGTCGGATGTGCCGGAGATCAAGGGCGCGCGCGCACTGGGCATTTTCGGTGACTCGGTCACGACCGACCACATCAGCCCGGCTGGCTCGATCAAGGAAGACTCGCCCGCAGGCAAGTGGCTGAAGGAAAACGGCGTGCAAAAGGCCGACTTCAACAGCTACGGCTCGCGCCGCGGCAACCACGACGTGATGATGCGCGGCACCTTCGCCAACGTGCGTATCAAGAACCTGATGATCCCGGCGAAGGCCGACGGCACGCGCGTGGAAGGCGGCCTGACGATTCACCAGCCGAGCGGCGAACAGCTGTCGATTTACGACGCCGCCATGAAGTACATCGACGCCGGCACGCCGACGATGGTGTTCGCAGGCGAAGAGTACGGCACGGGTTCGTCGCGTGACTGGGCAGCCAAGGGCACGCAGCTGCTGGGCGTGAAGGCCGTGGTCGCACGCAGCTTCGAGCGTATCCACCGCTCGAACCTGGTCGGCATGGGCGTTCTGCCGCTGCAGTTCAAGGGCGCGGACAGCGTGCAGTCGCTCGGCCTGACGGGCGAAGAAACGTACGACATCGAAGGCCTGACGGACGACTTCAAGCCGCAACAGGACCTGACGCTCGTGATCCACCACAAGGACGGCAAGGATCAGCGCGTGCAGGTGCTGCTGCGTATCGACACGCCGATCGAAGTCGATTACTACAAGCACGGTGGTATTCTGCCGTTCGTGCTGCGCTCGCTGCTCGCAGCGTAAGCAAGCCGTTTTTTGCAGGTGCCGCGCCCGGCAACGGGTGCGGTCACACTTGAAGCCCGACGCAAGTCGGGCTTTTTTTTCGGCTGTGCTTCGCGCTGCGCTATTCGATCAGCTTGTTCAACGTCGCAAACTCGATCAACGCCGCAAG
This genomic interval carries:
- the sdhD gene encoding succinate dehydrogenase, hydrophobic membrane anchor protein, which codes for MSAKNGIGPKRHVVGAHYGIRDWIAQRATAVIMAIYTVVLLVLFFGAHDFSYDGWASIFSAEWMKLATFVTLVALFLHAWVGVRDIWMDYIKPVGLRITLDVLTIAWLLGSLGYAAQILWRV
- a CDS encoding malate dehydrogenase, giving the protein MAKPAKRVAVTGAAGQIAYSLLFRIANGDLLGKDQPVILQLLDLPQAQAAVKGVVMELDDCAFPLLAGVVITDDPKVAFKDADVALLVGARPRSKGMERKDLLSANAEIFTVQGKALNDVASRDVKVLVVGNPANTNAYIAMKSAPDLPKKNFTAMLRLDHNRALSQLAAKSGKPVASIEKLAVWGNHSPTMYPDFRFATVDGQSLNALINDDVWNRDTFIPTVGKRGAAIIEARGLSSAASAANAAIDHVRDWVLGTNGKWVTMGIPSDGSYGIPEDIIYGVPVTCENGEYKRVEGLEIDAFSREKMDGTLNELLEEREGVAHLLGK
- a CDS encoding HpcH/HpaI aldolase/citrate lyase family protein; this translates as MRAMLPAEVLFDGEAPPAILPACDHYAGSEKLMLKSLALQQQLGPVFDITLDCEDGAQVGREAEHAELVASLIGSEHDRFGRVGVRIHDFHHPHWRDDVRMILRAAKRAPAFITLPKIRAVGDAAEMTAFIEATRVEMGIAKPIPVQLLVETHGALARVFDLAALRGVESLSFGLMDFVSAHDGAIPDTAMRSPGQFDHPLVRRAKLEIAAACHAFGRVPSHNVSTEVRDMEVVANDARRARNEFGYTRMWSIHPAQIPAIVAAFAPRDEEITLAAEILLAAQHAQWGPTRHGDTLHDRASYRYYWSVLRRARATGRAVPAEAAPLFESGIDTPGADTPDELTGESA
- the sdhC gene encoding succinate dehydrogenase, cytochrome b556 subunit; the encoded protein is MAEAAKKPRPEYRNIGLGQILFAYRLPLAGRVSIGHRISGVLLFLFLPFILFLLDQSLTSELSFEVFKGFLSNIIIKLIVLVLGWAFLFHFCAGVRHLCMDFNHGLVSKEKGKSTSLVVVIISTVLTIAFAAKLFGAF
- the acnA gene encoding aconitate hydratase AcnA, yielding MAHNLHKTLKDFDSGSGKGKFYSLPHLGKQLGVKINRLPVSIRLVLESVLRNYDGKKIAEEHIEQLANWKPNASRVDEIPFVVARVVLQDFTGVPLLADIAAMRGVAKQVGKDPKVIEPLVPVDLVVDHSVQIDYFRQKDALDLNMKLEFQRNNERYQFMKWGMQAFDTFKVVPPGIGIVHQVNLEYLARGVHKKAEGGDTVYYPDTLVGTDSHTTMINGIGVVGWGVGGIEAEAGMLGQPVYFLTPDVVGVELKGKLREGCTATDLVLTITEMLRKEKVVGKFVEFFGEGTASIGVPDRATIGNMAPEYGATMGFFPVDEKTIDYFKGTGRTQAEIDAFENYFKAQDLFGVPKAGDIDYTKTLTLDLGTVAPSLAGPKRPQDRIEIGHVKSTFTDLFSKPVAENGFNKKAADLSAEYAAGEKVKLHNGDVLIAAITSCTNTSNPSVLLAAGLLAKKAVEAGLTVAPHIKTSLAPGSRIVTEYLTKTGLLPYLSKLGFELAAYGCTTCIGNAGDLTPELNESIVKNDVVAAAVLSGNRNFEARIHPNIRANFLASPPLVVAYAIAGNITRDLMTEPVGKGKGGRDIYLGDIWPTSDEVNALLKFALDPEAFQKNYSQLTKKGDLWSKIEGEEGQVYDWPKSTYIAEPPFFGSDFSMTPSSDVPEIKGARALGIFGDSVTTDHISPAGSIKEDSPAGKWLKENGVQKADFNSYGSRRGNHDVMMRGTFANVRIKNLMIPAKADGTRVEGGLTIHQPSGEQLSIYDAAMKYIDAGTPTMVFAGEEYGTGSSRDWAAKGTQLLGVKAVVARSFERIHRSNLVGMGVLPLQFKGADSVQSLGLTGEETYDIEGLTDDFKPQQDLTLVIHHKDGKDQRVQVLLRIDTPIEVDYYKHGGILPFVLRSLLAA
- a CDS encoding bifunctional 2-methylcitrate dehydratase/aconitate hydratase; amino-acid sequence: MSAPISNVRPQPDPVLVDIVDYVLNFRVDSALALTTARHCLIDTLGCGLEALSYPACTKLLGPIVPGTIVPHGAKVPGTSFQLDPVQAAFNIGAMIRWLDFNDTWLAAEWGHPSDNLGGILATADWLSRTAIAQGKSPITMQHVLEGMVKAHEIQGCVALENSFNQVGLDHVLLVKLASTAVVGQLLGLTRDELINAVSLAMVDGQSLRTYRHAPNTGSRKSWAAGDATSRAVRLALMAKTGEMGYPSALTAKTWGFYDVSFKGQPFRFQRPYGTYVMENVLFKISFPAEFHAQTAAEAAMTLHGVLAQRGKTVEDIERITIRTHEAAIRIIDKSGPLANPADRDHCIQYMVAVPLIFGRLTAADYEDEVASDPRIDALRAKTVCVEDPQFTKDYHDPDKRSIANALTIALSDGTTLDEVVVEYPIGHKRRREAGIPLLIEKFRINLARRFPAKQQQAILDVSLDEARLCALPVNEYVDMYVI
- a CDS encoding GntR family transcriptional regulator; this encodes MSANPASNANSTAPESGVPASAPAVPPSPTFSPLYQQIKGLITQSLESGEWKPGEIIPSEVELAARYKVSQGTVRKAIDELAADNLLVRRQGKGTFVATHNEERAQFRFLRLLADDGAEHPHVSKLLECRRLRASAEIARQLDLKPSDPVVLIRRLLQFDGESTVLDEIWLPGGVFRGLTSERLADYKGPLYAMFEAEFGTRMIRATEKIRAVAAEPTVADLLKVPAGFPLLSVERVSYTYGDRPVEVRRGWYVTTGYYYQNDLS